Proteins encoded together in one Zonotrichia leucophrys gambelii isolate GWCS_2022_RI chromosome 1, RI_Zleu_2.0, whole genome shotgun sequence window:
- the CLIC6 gene encoding chloride intracellular channel protein 6 isoform X2, producing MHPSSSCLPLARPFIPDIELFVKAGSDGESIGNCPFSQRLFMILWLKGVIFNVTTVDLKRKPADLQNLAPGTNPPFMTFDGEVKTDVNKIEEFLEEKLAPPRYPKLAPKHPESNSAGNDVFAKFSAFIKNPRKDANENLEKSLLKALKKLDNYLNSPLPDEIDAYSREEIAASSRKFLDGDELTLADCNLLPKLHIIKVVAKKYRNFHFPPEMTGISRYLKNAYARDEFTNTCPADQEIEYAYLDVAKRMK from the exons ATGcatccctccagctcctgcctgcccctggccaGGCCCTTTATCCCAGACATTGAGCTCTTTGTGAAG GCTGGCAGTGATGGGGAAAGCATCGGGAACTGCCCGTTCTCTCAGCGCCTCTTCATGATCCTGTGGCTCAAAGGTGTCATTTTTAATGTCACAACCGTGGATCTGAAAAG aaaACCTGCAGACCTGCAGAACCTGGCCCCAGGCACCAACCCGCCGTTCATGACCTTCGATGGGGAGGTGAAGACTGACGTGAACAAGATCGAGGAGTtcctggaggagaagctggcGCCGCCCCG GTACCCCAAACTTGCACCGAAGCACCCCGAGTCGAACTCTGCAGGAAACGATGTCTTTGCAAAATTCTCTGCATTTATAAAGAACCCGAGAAAAGATGCAAATGAAA ATTTGGAAAAATCTTTGCTTAAAGCCCTGAAGAAGCTGGACAACTATTTAAATAGCCCCCTGCCAGATGAAATCGATGCTTACAGCAGGGAGGAGATCGCTGCTTCCAGCCGGAAATTCCTGGATGGGGATGAGCTCACTTTAGCTGATTGCAACCTCCTGCCAAAGCTCCACATCATCAAG GTCGTTGCAAAAAAATACCGAAATTTTCACTTCCCACCTGAAATGACAGGGATTTCCAGATACTTGAAAAATGCATATGCAAGAGATGAATTCACAAACACGTGCCCTGCTGACCAGGAGATTGAATATGCTTACTTGGATGTGGCAAAGAGAATGAAGTAA